One Microplitis demolitor isolate Queensland-Clemson2020A chromosome 2, iyMicDemo2.1a, whole genome shotgun sequence DNA segment encodes these proteins:
- the Glc1.8 gene encoding uncharacterized Glc1.8 precursor, which yields MSQITLIILVLAIGFSCTKSHPINSTRDGEDSGTDLKNLLTEPANTTYATNSTLTRKELNSTIQPERNDEGSAIRKIMASKKDENITGQSEINTSAKSQPINSTRDGEDSGTDLKNLLTEPANTTYATNSTLTRKELNSTIQPERNDEGSAIRKIMASKKDENITGQSEINTSAKSQPINSTRDGEDSGTDLKNLLTDPANTTYATNSTLTRKELNSTIQPERNDETSAIRKIMASRKDENVTGQSEFNISTNSNLNTTTHHEDAVVSPTEKVYVPNNASSAELNVSSTIQPKEADATTSSANDIKKPAFPYCIILITFQIVTVGMIIYLVFRTMRKPCQSERAIPLNTFGFGNNSSHE from the exons ATGTCgcaaattactttaataattcTCGTCCTGGCCATTGGCTTCTCAT GTACCAAAAGCCATCCAATTAACTCTACACGTGACGGGGAGGATTCAGGAACTGATCTTAAG AATCTTCTAACAGAACCTGCAAACACCACTTATGCTACGAACTCAACGCTTACAAGAAAAGAATTGAACAGTACTATACAGCCGGAAAGAAATGATGAAGGTTCtgcaataagaaaaataatggcatcaaaaaaagatgaaaatattACTGGTCAATCCGAAATCAATACAAGTGCCAAAAGCCAGCCAATTAACTCTACACGTGACGGGGAAGATTCAGGAACTGATCTTAAG AATCTTCTAACAGAACCTGCAAACACCACTTATGCTACGAACTCAACGCTTACAAGAAAAGAATTGAACAGTACTATACAGCCGGAAAGAAATGATGAAGGTTCtgcaataagaaaaataatggcatcaaaaaaagatgaaaatattACTGGTCAATCCGAAATCAATACAAGTGCCAAAAGCCAGCCAATTAACTCTACACGTGACGGGGAAGATTCAGGAACTGATCTTAAG AATCTTCTAACAGACCCTGCAAACACCACTTATGCTACGAACTCAACGCTTACAAGAAAAGAATTGAACAGTACTATACAGCCGGAAAGAAATGATGAAACTTCtgcaataagaaaaataatggcATCAAGAAAAGATGAAAATGTTACTGGTCAATCCGAATTCAATATAAGTACGAATTCTAACTTAAATACTACTACCCACCATGAAGACGCAGTTGTCAGCCCAACTGAAAAAGTTTATGTCCCCAACAATGCATCGTCCGCAGAACTAAACGTATCATCTACTATTCAACCTAAAGAAGCAGATGCAACTACTTCCTCGGCAAATGATATTAAGAAACCTGCCTTTCCGTATTGCATTATACTAATAACCTTCCAGATTGTAACGGTTGGAATGATTATATACTTAGTTTTTCGTACCATGCGTAAGCCTTGTCAATCCGAAAGAGCAATTCCATTAAACACATTCGGCTTTGGAAATAATAGTTCTCACGAGTGA
- the Glc1.8 gene encoding uncharacterized Glc1.8 isoform X1, which translates to MSQITLIILVLAIGFSCTKSHPINSTRDGEDSGTDLKNLLTEPANTTYATNSTLTRKELNSTIQPERNDEGSAIRKIMASKKDENITGQSEINTSAKSQPINSTRDGEDSGTDLKNLLTEPANTTYATNSTLTRKELNSTIQPERNDEGSAIRKIMASKKDENITGQSEINTSAKSQPINSTRDGEDSGTDLKNLLTEPANTTYATNSTLTRKELNSTIQPERNDEGSAIRKIMASKKDENITGQSEINTSAKSQPINSTRDGEDSGTDLKNLLTEPANTTYATNSTLTRKELNSTIQPERNDEGSAIRKIMASKKDENITGQSEINTSAKSQPINSTRDGEDSGTDLKNLLTDPANTTYATNSTLTRKELNSTIQPERNDETSAIRKIMASRKDENVTGQSEFNISTNSNLNTTTHHEDAVVSPTEKVYVPNNASSAELNVSSTIQPKEADATTSSANDIKKPAFPYCIILITFQIVTVGMIIYLVFRTMRKPCQSERAIPLNTFGFGNNSSHE; encoded by the exons ATGTCgcaaattactttaataattcTCGTCCTGGCCATTGGCTTCTCAT GTACCAAAAGCCATCCAATTAACTCTACACGTGACGGGGAGGATTCAGGAACTGATCTTAAG AATCTTCTAACAGAACCTGCAAACACCACTTATGCTACGAACTCAACGCTTACAAGAAAAGAATTGAACAGTACTATACAGCCGGAAAGAAATGATGAAGGTTCtgcaataagaaaaataatggcatcaaaaaaagatgaaaatattACTGGTCAATCCGAAATCAATACAAGTGCCAAAAGCCAGCCAATTAACTCTACACGTGACGGGGAAGATTCAGGAACTGATCTTAAG AATCTTCTAACAGAACCTGCAAACACCACTTATGCTACGAACTCAACGCTTACAAGAAAAGAATTGAACAGTACTATACAGCCGGAAAGAAATGATGAAGGTTCtgcaataagaaaaataatggcatcaaaaaaagatgaaaatattACTGGTCAATCCGAAATCAATACAAGTGCCAAAAGCCAGCCAATTAACTCTACACGTGACGGGGAAGATTCAGGAACTGATCTTAAG AATCTTCTAACAGAACCTGCAAACACCACTTATGCTACGAACTCAACGCTTACAAGAAAAGAATTGAACAGTACTATACAGCCGGAAAGAAATGATGAAGGTTCtgcaataagaaaaataatggcatcaaaaaaagatgaaaatattACTGGTCAATCCGAAATCAATACAAGTGCCAAAAGCCAGCCAATTAACTCTACACGTGACGGGGAAGATTCAGGAACTGATCTTAAG AATCTTCTAACAGAACCTGCAAACACCACTTATGCTACGAACTCAACGCTTACAAGAAAAGAATTGAACAGTACTATACAGCCGGAAAGAAATGATGAAGGTTCtgcaataagaaaaataatggcatcaaaaaaagatgaaaatattACTGGTCAATCCGAAATCAATACAAGTGCCAAAAGCCAGCCAATTAACTCTACACGTGACGGGGAAGATTCAGGAACTGATCTTAAG AATCTTCTAACAGACCCTGCAAACACCACTTATGCTACGAACTCAACGCTTACAAGAAAAGAATTGAACAGTACTATACAGCCGGAAAGAAATGATGAAACTTCtgcaataagaaaaataatggcATCAAGAAAAGATGAAAATGTTACTGGTCAATCCGAATTCAATATAAGTACGAATTCTAACTTAAATACTACTACCCACCATGAAGACGCAGTTGTCAGCCCAACTGAAAAAGTTTATGTCCCCAACAATGCATCGTCCGCAGAACTAAACGTATCATCTACTATTCAACCTAAAGAAGCAGATGCAACTACTTCCTCGGCAAATGATATTAAGAAACCTGCCTTTCCGTATTGCATTATACTAATAACCTTCCAGATTGTAACGGTTGGAATGATTATATACTTAGTTTTTCGTACCATGCGTAAGCCTTGTCAATCCGAAAGAGCAATTCCATTAAACACATTCGGCTTTGGAAATAATAGTTCTCACGAGTGA
- the LOC128669008 gene encoding uncharacterized protein LOC128669008 codes for MYIDTGIMSNNIFLFAFFALVGLTRIEAMPTKGSEGTWDVDYEDQEHTGITCRENEHYNSTRIECEDECNDRNNKLCYRFQQFCWCNEGYIRNSSHICVKLEDCLKDEEQKSETLASSANNDSSKRLEDDLKLFSHDSVSHTSLEPETQAQKFNGIIDQETLDLVFGKPENSSADNKPLETKTQAQKFNGIINEETLDLVFGKPENSWAENKPLETKTQAQKFNGIINEETLDLVFGKPENSWAENKPLETETQAQKFNGIINEETLDLVFGKPENSWAENKPLETKTQAQKFNGIIDQYTRRIVFVFSNI; via the exons ATGTACATTGACACTGGCATCATGTCGAACAACATTTTCCTGTTTGCATTTTTCGCTCTCGTCGGCTTGACAC gGATTGAAGCAATGCCTACTAAAGGAAGTGAAGGGACCTGGGACGTGGATTACGAAGATCAAGAACACACAGGCATTACATGCAGAGAAAACGAGCATTACAACAGCACGCGGATAGAGTGTGAAGATGAGTGCAACGATCGTAATAACAAACTATGCTACCGG TTCCAGCAATTCTGTTGGTGCAACGAGGGTTACATACGAAATTCATCACACATTTGTGTAAAACTTGAAGATTGCCTTAAGGACGAAGAACAGAAATCAGAGACTTTAGCATCCAGTGCCAACAATGATTCTTCAAAACGGCTTGAAGATGATCTAAAATTATTCTCACATGATTCGGTTTCACATACCTCTTTAGAACCTGAAACGCAAGCACAGAAGTTTAACGGAATAATCGATCAAGAAACTCTTGATTTGGTGTTTGGAAAACCTGAAAACTCTTCGGCTGATAATAAACCCTTAGAAACTAAAACGCAAGCACAGAAGTTTAACGGAATAATCAATGAAGAAACTCTTGATTTGGTGTTTGGAAAACCTGAAAACTCTTGGGCTGAAAATAAACCCTTAGAAACTAAAACGCAAGCACAGAAGTTTAACGGAATAATCAATGAAGAAACTCTTGATTTGGTGTTTGGAAAACCTGAAAACTCTTGGGCTGAAAATAAACCCTTAGAAACTGAAACGCAAGCACAGAAGTTTAACGGAATAATCAATGAAGAAACTCTTGATTTGGTGTTTGGAAAACCTGAAAACTCTTGGGCTGAAAATAAACCCTTAGAAACTAAAACGCAAGCACAGAAGTTTAACGGAATAATCGATCAGTATACGAGACGTATAgtctttgttttttcaaacatATAG